In Setaria italica strain Yugu1 chromosome I, Setaria_italica_v2.0, whole genome shotgun sequence, the genomic window CCcattccctctctttctctatAATTATCTTGTCATGTCATCATAGATGATGGTATATCATCCTATTTAATATGCATGAAGGTTACACTAGGTATGGCCAACCCGGTCAATTATTGCATGAGTTGTGTCTATGATAATGGGATCAAAGAGCACACATGATGTTATGGATGCATTCTTTGGCAGGAAGTTCTCTCGCAAGAAGAAGCAGAGTTCTTCCTGAGTCCTGTTTGGTCGGTTTGTTTAGATatttgtttaggaagttgtttggATTACGATTGGGAGAGATAAGTTGTTAGGATTCAGttgttagagatagagttgaaAAGGAGTTGTAAGCCTGCGAGATTGTAATTGTGCCAACCCTATATATATACGAGGGGAAGGCAATCAGGGAAAGCAAGCAAGAATTAAACCTAATCAACTCAAAGCCTCACGTCGAGAGGGCGACTTTCGTTTATCTCGTGCCTAATTACTTTCTATCCCTTGCTAAACCAACGCCCATATCACATGATTTTTTTAGTCTTGGATACTGAGCACAAGCTTCTCTTCAGATGCATGCCGTGTCACCCAAAAATCTTATGTCGAACTTATTTGATGCCCATGATATAATAAACTGGAATTAGCCTTAGTTCTCTTTGACAGTAATTTGTGGAAGCGAACATGTGATCTTGGCAATGTACGACTAGTCAGCAAGACATCAAGTCTTTGACTTGGTTTCTGTGTTCATTAGTTTTAGAGTCTGAATGCTCCGTGAAGACTTGGTTTCGGATAAATTCTGTCTACGAATGTGCATACATGTCTGTACGCCTACCATATTGTTCTCCCTGTAAAAGGATATAGTAGTACTAGATATCTTCGTCCAAAGGTATAGATTGCTCCACGCCACAAAATGGTCACTTGAGTTATTGCAAAACAGTCGATGTTTCACTGACGTGACCAAAATGGTCACTTTGTTAACATCTGTTCCTCGTTACTAAAATTTCTTCCCACATCCCTCTCTTACAAAAACTCTCTTTCAACCCTCTCCTGACAACCTGAATTACATCCTATTTACAGGCTCCTCAGTACAATGAGGATGAACGGAGATACAAGGGTGACGGAGAGGATGAAATGAAACACGGAGGTGGCCTTAAGCACTTCCACAGAATGCCCACACTTAGAATTGATGCTGCCCGTGGATGGCTGGAGCAATTTTCCCTTGTTGGACGTGAGTCACTGAGGAATCAACTTGGTAACTTCGTGACCAAGGGAAGGTTTGGAGGTTGGCAAGTGATGTCTGTGTGTGGGATACCGGGCGTTGGGAAATCAGCTCTTGTGAAATACTGGTACTATGAACGGATGACTAAACGCGACGTACTGTTTGACAAGTACAGTTGGCTCCATGTGTCGCAACCTTTCAATTTAAGGAAGTTCTGTCAGAGTTTACTGCCAGACCTACATTCAGAATCTTCTCAAGCCtcgggagccgaagaccccatTGGAACGTGCAGTACGATCCTGAAAGAACACCGGTGCCTTGTCGTTGTTGATGACCTACACTCCGACGAAGAATGGGACTTGATACGGCCTGTCTTAGCACATAAAAACTCCCGAAATGTTGTCATCGTCATTACAAATGATGCGAGCATGGCCATGCGTTGTGCAGATAATGAAGAGCTCGTTCTTAACGTCAAATGTCTAGAACGAGATGCTGCCATTGATGTCTTCAAAAAAGAGGTGGGTTTACTCGCAGGATACGCTTTCTCTGCCATGTTCATTTCTGTCTAAATTGCTGCTTGTATGTCACTGCAAACTTAACATATCATGCATGGGTtccattcttttcctttttactcATGAAGGATACGAAACTGCATCATACTACTATCTCACCCATGATTATTGTGTTGGTCTAAATTCTGTTATACTAATCCAGTACTGTGACCTAGTGAGAGATGGATGTCTTTTAAGAATTCTGGCTTTTAAAACTTGAGAAAGAAAATTGCACTAAGGATAGATAAAATTAGCATGAGACTGAATGGTATCAACTATTGCCCTTTCAATattatgcattcatcaagtgtGTGTGTTTCCTGTTCACATTTCGTTTTTTGTGTTTCAGACACTAAAATTTCAATTGCACAATACCAACGATGATTAATTCTTATATTGCTTGAAATATAGGTGCATCGGAGGAATCCATACTCCGGTTTGATTGGTAGCGCATATTGTGATGAGATAGAAGAACTTATTTTAAAGTGTGGCGGAATCCCAAAAGTAatagttgctatagttgatGTTTTGGCAACAAAGACAGTTACCGCTTTCAGTAGCGCAAGAAATTTAAATGCCCGATTTATCCCAGAACTGGAGAGCAACCCAGATTTGTCTGACAGTGTCCGAGGAATATTCAGTTGGATGGATTCCTTCATTCGTACCTGCCCAGATTACCTCAAGCAATGTCTTTTGTACCTCTCAATTTTCCCACGGCAACAAACCATTCGAAGGAGGCGTCTAGTGAGGCGGTGGATCGCAGAGGGTTACTGCATGGACACTGAATCTAGCTCTCTGGAGGAGAGAGCGGAGTGGTCCTTCTCCAAGCTCGTTGATTTGAGTATGATCCAACAGCCACCACATTCAGCCATTGATGTACTCAATTACAGAATGATTTTCTGCCAGGTGAACAACTTCGTTGGTGAGTACATCTTCTCACAGCCAATGGAAGAGAAGCTCGTGCTTCAACTGAAGGGCAGTTGCCCCCTAACCACTCAAAGCACAGGGCGTCACCTTGTCATAGACAGAAGCTGGGACAGAGACATGATTGTCTTCAAGAACATCAACTTCTCGAGGCTACGGTCCATGACAGTGTTTGGGGAGTGGAGATCATTCTTCGTCTCTGGAACTGAAAGTATGAAAGTGCTTCGGGTGCTTGATCTGGAGGATGTGACTGGTGTGACAGATAAAGACCTCGAGCAGATGGTGAAGCTGCTGCCTCGCCTCAAGTTCCTTTCCCTGCGGAAATGCACAGACATCCATAATCTGCCAAGCTCACTGGGTGTTCTGAGGCAGCTCGAGACTCTGGATGTCAGACACACCTCCATAGTCACCATGCCAGTGACCATCGCGAAGCTAAAGAAGCTGCAGTATCTCCGCGCTGGAACAGTTATGCCGACAGAGGAACGACAAACAGCAAGCAGTTCGTCCAGATTGTCTGAATTAAGAAGACGTCAACAAGTAGAAGGTGTTAAGGTGGCTACCGGGATTGAGAAACTGACAGCATTGCACACACTTGGCGTCGTGAACGTCGGTGATGCAGGAGGGAAGGCCATCCTGAAAGAACTAAGGAAGCTCACCCAATTACGCAAGCTTGGAGTGTCCGGCGTCAACAAGAAAAATATCAATGAGTTCTGTTCTGCCATCTCATGCCATGTTCATTTGGAATCCCTTTCAGTGCGGCTGAGCAAGGATTATCATGACCGTTTGAATGACACCAAGTTATCTCCAGAGAACCTTCAGAGCCTTACGCTGTTTGGGTTCGTCCAAGGGCTGCCTGCATGGATTGGAGGTCTTCACAAGCTCACAAAGTTGGATTTGGAGATAACCATATCAGCAAAAGTTGACATACATGGTGTCCTTGGGAGGATAATACAGCTATGCATTCTGCGTCTCCATGTCAAGTTGCTTAACGATGATGACAATGTGCGGCTTGATTTTCGTGTAGAGATGAATCAAGTAGAGGCCCGCTGTTATATGAATGTTAAGATCCTCGATATTGCCTGCAGCAGTTCCACGTTACATGTGTCCTTTGGATCAAAAGCAATGGAAAATCTTGAGGTGCTGACGGCTCGTTGCTCTAGTGGGTCCACACTGCAGTTCTCTGGGCTAAAGGATCTCGCTATACGCAGACTCAAGGAAGTTCGGCTTGTGGGTTTCCATGATGACAACATACTTGAGATAAGGACTCAACTCGGGGAGCATCCAAACAAACCTTTGGCGGTGAAGGAACAAGTTTCCTCGCGTCGTCCTCATCGATATTCAACTTGAGACGGTATTTTTTTTTTAGGCATAGGCATCTGAAAGACTACATGGCATTGTGCCGTTCATTCCCCTTAATTTCCATGCCTCCTACTTGATCCCGTCAGGCAAATATCCAATCTTACCTCCTACTTGATCCAGTCAGGCAAATATCCAATGCAACCATCATGCCTAACGGGCACTGAACTATATGCTGCTTCATTTATGGTCGTGATTATAATAGCTACTTCTACTATGTGTATTTCCTATGTATAGCTAGCTGCCTCGCTTATGTACTCTGTTCTGAAAACCGAATGGTGTGTTGATGTATGCATATGTGTTTACTAGGACTGGACCAGCCACGCGCAAATAGTGATTTTATTGGGCTGGCTTCGACTCAAAATCACGAGTATATTCTGATTTCGCGGTGTAATACTTATGTTCCCTTTGGTTCGTTGCCTGAGGTGTAGCGAACTGGCGATGTACTATAAAAAGAAATTGCAAAATTGTAATACGTACCTCTCATCTCGACCTTTGCCGTTGCCTTTTTCCCCTTCCAATCCATCTCCAGTCTTCGTTCTTCATTGTCGCAATCGCGGGCTCGCGGCGCCTGCCACTGCCATGCCGGTCACCTCCGTGCGCTCTCCGCGGTGCGCCCGCCGCCCCCTGGTGCGCACACGCATGGCGCCTCCCGCGCTGCGCACGCCGCCTTCGCCCGAGGCCCGGCCCGCTCCGTGCCTCCGCCCCCGCGGACCGCGGCTCCAGTCTTCGGCCGTCGCCCCgttggcggccggcggcgacgcgtcCAAGGAGGGTTTGCGGCAATGTTTGCGACTGTGTCACGGTGGCGGGCTGGAACCAAAGCGATGTTTGCTCGTAGCTCCTCGATAACTGGACTTGGCCCAAACAAGCTCTCTCACAGCCCAAATAACGGTTCGGCCCGACGCCACTTTCTTTCTGCCGTCTCTTCCCTCAGCCTGGCAGCTTCAAccctaaaaagaaaaaaaaaaaccttggcAGCTTCGGGCTCCGATGAAATCATGGAGTGGGGAAGGGTAGCACTCGTAGAGAAATAGGTATGTCGAGCACAGCATCCTACTTTGCCATACTGCCCTGGGGTCCTGTTCGTTATGTAATTTTCTGGTGATGGGGTGGTGGCTGATCGGGTTGGTTCCCATGGCTTAACTCTCTATGTTAAATCAATTGCTAAGACCTAAAACTTTAAATGTTTTACTGTAGATAAATGGAAACTTCACTTTTTTAGAGGGTACAATAAGGAGGCACACGACCTACGCACTCCACACACGCGCGCGTGCGCGTCCATACACATGCTTATGGAAGAGATTGAGACGTCTATACCTCCAGCACGCGGGAAAAGCACAGTACCACTGAACACGCACGTGTGTGCACCCAAGAGAATTCGGAACTAATCCTATGCGTCAAGGGAAAACCCACCTTGAGCCCAAAAAATAGCATTACGAAAGTATGTACTCATGTGTTAATCTGTTTCATCTTAAACAAAGCTGGTTTTTAGTATGCGTTTTAGTGGAGATGTTTTTTTGTCATTTGTCAGATGATACTTTTTTCTAGGAAAGTTTGTCTGATGCATCATATTGTGGACCCACGAGTTAGACTCCATTTTTTACAACTACATCATATTTTTAATAATTTGTTTAATTTATTATATCACAAATCCGCCTTCAACAAATACTAGAGTTGATATATTTGAAGATTACTCCTCCATTTTTAATATATAAACTAATGATTTTGTCTTGAACAACATCATGTAATTAAAGAAAAGGAGTACTTCGCAGCTAAGTTACGTATACATGTATGTCATATATGCTTTTACGTCTTGTACTCCTCACCAGACCAGCATAATAACCTTCCTATTTGTGGCCCCATTTCATTTTGCACTGCAGGATGGCAAATGGTATCCAATGGTGTCCACATACATTTTGTTTTGAGTAATCCATCCTCCGTACATATGTATGTCCGCCTAAGCACAACTGAAAGCTCATCTCGATCAGTAGGTTAATCTTACTGTCTTCAggtgttcatgatcaaattCTAAAATCCTGCATTATTCTTGTACCACCTATCCTGTATTATAAATCTGATttatatttttgttctttttgtaGTGAACAACACATTATTGCGCATGGTCAATCCAGATTATTTGATGAAAAAACCATCATCTGGATGGACTAGCGTGCAAAATAGAAGCGAATTTTCTTCATAATTGATCTGAACTGTATATATCAACTAGTGCTTTTGGGTTAACTTTTACACCTTTCACCCTCTGAATTTTTACCATAAGTAGCCAGATAGGAGAAAGAATATTGACGTACTTGTCATGATCAACTGAAGAAAGCTGAAGTTGGCGAACATTTCAACTCTATGGTCTGTTCTACCATTTTCATGCGTCATCTATATAAAGATGGCAGTTTCTTTTCACTATCATCACAGCACAAATGGAAGCCATATCCCCTTTCTATCTATGCACTACATGCAGACAGCCATGAGctagttttcatttttttttttggtttgggTGTGAAACTAGCAGGTGGCCAATCATACGTGGGTAATAAGAACGGACAACCGTACTAGTACAATTATTTACTTTTGGTTAATGAAAGATTTTTCTAAAAACCAACTAGCATGTTTACACAGTTCTGATGAACCCAAGTTTTGTGCTTTTGCTCACATGCTTGCTCTCTGTGTGCACATATGTATGTGCTCAGAAATGGCACTGTAAACACTTCAAACATGAACATGAATAGCCACTTATGAAAGTTCATTAATGTTTCTTCCAAAAATTTACTTTAGCATTGCCAATTGAGACATGATGTCCCGCAATGGTAATGTCAGGATAACTAGTTggcaatttctttttcttcaatagGACTGAATTGATTAGTCTATGAAAAAGGATTTAACACTTATCAGTTGGCTTCTCAAAATGTGGAAAGTGTTCTCTCCTGCACATGGACTAGAAGACATACAATAAATTCAAACAAATGGATCACATAtagtcatttttttcttttgtggaGAAACAAATGGATATACCTCAGGAATACATATCTGAAGGAATTTAAGATGCACCGACAAAAAGGAACACTGAAGTACGTACATTATTCCCTCGCAATAAAAAGAATCATATCACATCATGCATGATGCAAAATACTCCCTGCATCGAGCCAAGATTTTAGCTAACATAAAGTCAAATCCACGTAAAACACTAAACCTCTCAGAACTTGACACGCATGCGCAGATATGAACCCTAGCCAATCCATCATATGGGCAATTGAGCATCGCTCATCAAATGAttcttgaaggaaaaaaaaaaggaatctcATAAAAAAATTCCTGCCAAATTcaagaggattttttttttgaaaaggagcTCAATAGGAAATTTCCTGCTTGCCAAAACGGGAGTAGTGCAGGCCAACCCCATCACCACCCCCATCCCATCTGAGCAAGCAGGTGGCATCATGCAGTCCCCATCAAgtcaagcaagcaagcaacccAGCCACTGCGATTCAATGTGCGCtagcagcagctagctaggGTTTCCCGGGTCGTCACCTGCCATAAGCGGGAGGCGTCCCCCTCGTGGCCTCCGCGAGAACCTGCCCAGATCCGCAATGACGGAGGGGACCGGGCGGGGCCACGCCGTCAGAGGGCGGTTACAACTCCGCGTACACTGAGAGGACACTGAGCTCACCTCGACGTTGCTTTCCATGGTGCCTTGTGCGGCCATGCAGATCGGTGCTTGCCGCGCGCGAGAGAGCTCATGCTCATCAGATCACACGCCTCCTCGCACAGGCCCTCACTGCACAAGCCGCAACGAGAGGACGCATGATTAATTGTGCTGTGAAGTGCAGAGCCTGCATTGCAGCACTCCCATGCATATGAACCATGAGCGGGTAGCCTGTGTCTGATGATCTGAAGAATAAACGAGCCTGTTCGATCTGAAGATCGGGTGTGCGTCACAGGGCTCGTGCATCTGTGCAGGAACGCATCATGGTATATGCAGAGATGTGAAAGAAGCGTATGCATGTATCATATATGCGTGGACCGGTCGTGCTCATGATTTTGGGTGTTTCTCTCACTCGCTTTGACTCGTTTGAGTGGCTCTCAGTCTCAGGTAATCAGGCCCCTGTATGTAAACACACATGAGATATACTTAGTGTTTCTAATCCCTCACTAACGTTTGATAGATTGCCTTATGGTTATGCGTTATACTAATAATAACTCAAAATATTCTAGCGATGGAATTTCATCGTGAATCATTTATGCTTGCCTGCTTTAAGATATGATGACTAATCGAACAATCTCAATCTTTGGGGGAAAAGAGTTTACACCGCAGTGGTAAAAGCAAATTCCTGAAAAGGTTTTTGACACCCATCTATGCTCATATAGTTTGGTGAAGTTGTGGTTGCAAGCGGACGGGTGCTCCCATCGTGGGCGCCACCTGCCCAAGCTCGAACCCGGTGTGTCGCACTAATAAAATCCCCCTTCTAGCGCGACCAGGGTTTGGAGGGTTTTTTCGCGGCCGAAAGCCGATTACACTTCCTGCttcctcttaatgaaaaaccGTGGGGACAGTCTTCCCCCACCGGCCACGTTTTTTTACGTTGTGGTTGCAAAACAAACTGATAAGGTGTTCAAAGGTAAGGTAGAGGTGATTTCAAGCGTGATCAATGACGTCATTGAGGAGGTGCAGTGCTGGATTGTCGCGATGGCGAGCATGGTTGGCTTGTCGTTTTTAACCTCTCCAAACGGCTAGTTTTTGTTGTGCTAGTTGTAGGccgtttcttctttttccttacgCTGTAACTTTTTCCGCACTTTGGTGCGAGATCGCGGTGCGTTATGTAAAACTCCTGTTCCTTTTTAATAAAAATGCTTGCCTTGGTAACTTCTCTGAGATAAAATATATATTCAATTTAATCTGTAGACTCTTTATGTACTTGGTAAATTTGTGCCAAACTAAAGCTTGGAAATATCAATACTAACCACATATACATAGCAGATGGCCAATCTGCAGCAAGCAAAAATAAAAAGCACATTAGTAAAAAAATTAGCATGTATCCATCACAGTCAAAGATAGGTCACTGCTGACGAGTGGCATTTCCTGTGGCAGAAGGGTAACTCGAGAGGCTGCCCGCGGCCACCCCTATGCACCTTGCTCTCCTTCTATAAATGTCTCTCCTTCTGCCCCTCCAGCCTTTGCCTTTCAAGCAAGCACCTCTACAAGGTATGCACCCCCATAGCTCTTagtcctctctctccctccctagCTCCCTCCATCTACTCCTCTCCGATTATTTCAAGAAAAATGTAGCCTTTTCTAGTTCTTCATCCTTCGCAATGAAACTAGATAAAATTTCTACTTCTGATTGCGCCCCCTTTTATGTGTTAGGTTTTCTTTGTGTGACTGCTAATAGGTTCATTTTGAGCTCATGCATATGCCTCATGCTACTTACTCCAAACAAGATTTTCAATTCGTGTTCGTCCATTACTGCGTTAACCCCTTTGTTTTCTGCTTCCTCATGCAGGCAAAAAGCGCTTTGCATCCTGATCTCCCTGGCAGATAGCTCTAGCGAGAGATCGACGTGCTGCTTGGATCAATCGTAGCCGGCCGGGTGCCATGGGTCGCGGGAAGATCGAGATCAAGAGGATCGAGAACTCTACGAACCGGCAGGTCACCTTCTCCAAGCGCCGGGGCGGGCTGCTCAAGAAGGCCAACGAGCTCGCCGTGCTGTGCGACGCGCGCGTCGGCGTCGTCATCTTCTCCAGCACCGGCAAGATGTTCGAGTACTGCAGCCCTGCCTGCAGGTTAGATCCACATCCCGAGCCGCCGATCGATTGGTCTCTTGTTTCTCAAACACAGTTCATTTCTTCAGGATTTTTCTGCCTTGTGTTTAGGGCTTTGCACAAGTACAATCAGTCACTGTCCTTTCAGATATTCCCTTGGTTTTTAATTTCCTGGCTCAAGAATTTCAGATCAATGATGATCCATATATGCGCAGATCTCATGAACGAATTCCCCCTTTTCTTTGATTCTCCCAGCGATCTGTATGTACAGAATAATGGAGTATATCCcttgattgtttttttattgtttGCTGAATTGCAAAGAGTTCATGGTCAAAATAGGCATCACATATCCCCCTTCTGCTCTTTGTAATTTGTTGAGAACTAGCTAATTGCACACTTATTTTCACTACAAGAATTAGGAAGTTATGCTTCTTCTAACTGAGAATTTGGGAATTATTGATTGATCTTACATGGTGTACATAAAGCGTCTATTATGCGAGAAATTTGCATGATCCTATGTTCTCAAGTATCAATCTAGGAAAAATATATTAGCTACCTTTGTTTCCTCATCAGCTCTCATGATGCAAAAGTGAAGTGGTTTATTAAGCAAGTTAATCATATAAGCACTGAGACGGCAGATTAGAATGTGTGTACTCTGATTTCTTGGTTTAGCGTGTATTTTAACTTTTAAGTAGCCTATGAACCTAAGATCTTATAATCCGTGCAAAACCTGAAATTCCAGATCCATGTTGATGCTAGCAGTTAAATTAATCAAACAAAATTCCAGAGATGATAAATTCCATCGAGTAATTTTCTTACTGagattcatcattagccaccgatGCTTAGCTATGATGAGTGCATCTGTAAATCGCATCCAGATAACTAAATTACAGACTTTCTGACATGCATACATATATGTTTGTTACGACGATGTTTGACAAAGTTAAATTCAATTTATCAGCTtgaaggagctgattgagcagtATCAGCACGCTACCAACACCCACTTTGAGGAGATGAACCAGGATCAGGTAGCTTGAACACCAAACAAATTAAGAACTACTAGTAATTTAACTGCTTATAATTTATACATGCACGCTGTATGACCAGTCCGAGTTTGTGCAGCAAGTATTTGTGGAGATGACGCAGATGAAGAACGAGATGGACAAGCTGGAGACGGGCATCAGGAGGTACAGCGGCGACGACCTCTCCTCCCTCACCCTCGACGACATCAACGACCTCGAGCAGCAGCTTGAGTACGCCGTCAACAAAGTTCGCGCAAGAAAGGTATTGCTGGTTGCGATTCTTGTCTTGGCACTAGTTCTATTCTATCACAGTCGTAAATACTACCACCTGAATAGAACTGATCATTGTCTGAATCCTTATACGACTCTTGCAGCATCAGCTCCTGAACCAACAGCTTGACAACCTGCGTCGCAAGGTAATCCACAATCCAACAACAGGCGTATACGCATGATCATATGAGTGATATCTGTCTGTTCTGAATGCAATTTGGTCTATCAATGGTCAGGAGCACATCTTGGAAGACCAGAACACCTTCCTGTACCGAATGGTACGTGATCCAGAAATGTTCTTCCTTCTGTTCTTCAAGCTTAATTGTATATATGTTGTGTTGTTCTGCTGCTCATGCATGATCGTGGATGTGATGGTGTTGTTTCAGATCCACGAGAACCAGCAGGCGGCGCTGGGCGCCGAGGTGAAGCTGGGGGAGATGGCGCCGCTGGcgatgctgccgccgccggcgttcgGGGCGCCGCACCCCGGCTGCTACTACGGCGGCGAGTCGTCGAGCACGGCGCCGCAGCTGCACCCCGACGTCGGGTTCCGGCTGCAGCCGGCGCAGCCCAACCTGCAGCAGGACCCGGCGTGCGGCGGCCTCCATGGCCACGGCCTGCAGCTGTGGTAAGCCGTCAGCCCAGCACCGCCATGCACACATCTGATCAATCAGGTGTGTATTTTTACATCATGAAGCATCAATTCATACTACCTGGCAAGatagttttttctttctttctgcttTTATCCTATAAATCTGTAGTTAATTCTTTCTTTGTTGCAGATGAACTGTCCATGGGGAAGGAGAAGACTATCATGCATGGCGGAAGAGGAGTCTGGGTGTTCTTCAGAGAGCTCATACATATCAGTGTTGGCATCTGAAAAGATATACATATGTATGTAGCAGTGTATCTGGGTAATTCAGTTGTGCGTCTAAGATATAGCAGCCTGATTGGTTGGACATGACGAACCTGGTGTGATTGAGCTAGTAGGTTTGTGAACCCTGTCAGTGCAATGGTAATAATAATAACAGTAATTATGGTCCAATTGAGTGTTTATATGAGTACgatgatatttttttgaaactgtgaGTATGGTGATTAGAATCATAGAGTGAGTATGACGATGATTAAAATCGTAGAGGGTGAAGTATTTTTTCCATAAGACGCAAGAGAGAAGTGCATCTTTGTGctaaaggagaaaagaaagagtTTGTTATACACAGTTTAACGAAGAGCACCTTACGCTCAGGCTGACCCCACGAGCTCCAGGAACCCCGCAAGGCGCAAAGGAGCAGCTGATGCCTGATGGGACCTTGTGTGTTCGTATCAAATTAAATGGCAAGAACAGCAAAGGTCCAGGATTTGAACAGTATGGCAAGCGGCGTGGATTCTCTAACTTGCTGAAGCAAAGTCACAAGTGACTTCCCCCTCTTGGATGCCACCCATTCTTCATCCAACGGTTGCTGTAGGTTTTAGCTTTTCTCAATGCATAACAGGAGAAAGAAATGTAAGCTGCTCTACAGCCGCTAGACACAATTTTCTCTCTATTGCAACCAGTttcagcaaaaaagaaaaacaaatattaaataaatgGTTGGGTCATGCTGAAGAAATGCAACAAATGCAGCGTGACAAGCTAAATATTATGCATAATACAAATAAGTTGGCTATTGGTGGATGAAGCACTTGATTGGCTTGGTAAATAAatataggatttttttttgcatctaCTAGTATATTGGGAAATATATATAGTGTCCAGCCTTAGATTCAATACGATGAAGATTTGCTTAATGCTagttcaataaaaaaaatcaaagtgaCATAGAACTTCAACAAGACATGAAATTGTTGAAATTACTAAACTGAAATGTTTGTTTAATTCTGGTTatttggagttttttttttgcgatcCTGGTTATTTGGAGTATGAAAGTGTTCAAAATGCTAAAGTCAAATACCTCATTAATTCTGCACTAAAACAAAGTGTTTGTATATGTCTTCGAACTAATTCCTGCATGTTTATAGTCTCCCTTCCGAGATGGGCTCGTTTCCCTGCTTAACTGGGCCTTTATTTGGGCTAAAACATCATCTAGGCTGACTTCTTGTGAGTTGAGGAAGCTAAAATCTTTAAACAGCCGTTGGATGGAGAATAAGTGACACCCGAGCAGGGGAAAGTCGCATATAATTTGCTTTTGCAAGTCAGAGAATCCACGCCGTACTGCAAGAGGTCTCTCCTCTTCGGCTTCTCCAGCtttcttctttaatttctttctttatgTGAAAAGGAAAGCTTGACTTTGCAAGTGACCGAGTGAGCTCTTGCAGTCTTTTCTTGACGATCAGCTGTACATGC contains:
- the LOC101753988 gene encoding uncharacterized protein LOC101753988; translation: MADLALGAARSVVKGTLAKVQSAIETEKKLRQVAQSDLAFINEEFQMVQSLLEVVDERRAKNKVVKTWVGQVRDLAYDVEDGMEFVAHLDTKPDWWHRWLLPCMARPLDEAVAELKQLKARVEAVSNRNTCYNLIGESGFKPITQQQLVPSAVMGETSSLDMLTEMKANAKMHQDFGVLTQLITNEGNNNALRVIWVWGTGDDLGFMSIVRKAYQAPDICQIFPCRGWFKLTHPFSPHEVLRSLMAQFYTSSCLQNGDAADVGELASMEEAATTQAGLINNFMKQANEKRYLVVLENVSTMGQWDAIRTYLPDSNNDSLVIMCTQQCEIANMCVADSYRALELKHYSACVLFKEAPQYNEDERRYKGDGEDEMKHGGGLKHFHRMPTLRIDAARGWLEQFSLVGRESLRNQLGNFVTKGRFGDNEELVLNVKCLERDAAIDVFKKEVNNFVGEYIFSQPMEEKLVLQLKGSCPLTTQSTGRHLVIDRSWDRDMIVFKNINFSRLRSMTVFGEWRSFFVSGTESMKVLRVLDLEDVTGVTDKDLEQMVKLLPRLKFLSLRKCTDIHNLPSSLGVLRQLETLDVRHTSIVTMPVTIAKLKKLQYLRAGTVMPTEERQTASSSSRLSELRRRQQVEGVKVATGIEKLTALHTLGVVNVGDAGGKAILKELRKLTQLRKLGVSGVNKKNINEFCSAISCHVHLESLSVRLSKDYHDRLNDTKLSPENLQSLTLFGFVQGLPAWIGGLHKLTKLDLEITISAKVDIHGVLGRIIQLCILRLHVKLLNDDDNVRLDFRVEMNQVEARCYMNVKILDIACSSSTLHVSFGSKAMENLEVLTARCSSGSTLQFSGLKDLAIRRLKEVRLVGFHDDNILEIRTQLGEHPNKPLAVKEQVSSRRPHRYST
- the LOC101755574 gene encoding MADS-box protein ZMM17, whose protein sequence is MGRGKIEIKRIENSTNRQVTFSKRRGGLLKKANELAVLCDARVGVVIFSSTGKMFEYCSPACSLKELIEQYQHATNTHFEEMNQDQQVFVEMTQMKNEMDKLETGIRRYSGDDLSSLTLDDINDLEQQLEYAVNKVRARKHQLLNQQLDNLRRKEHILEDQNTFLYRMIHENQQAALGAEVKLGEMAPLAMLPPPAFGAPHPGCYYGGESSSTAPQLHPDVGFRLQPAQPNLQQDPACGGLHGHGLQLW